In the genome of Vespa crabro chromosome 1, iyVesCrab1.2, whole genome shotgun sequence, the window tagCAATTAATTGCTCCTTATGTGTTAAATGTTGTTGTTCAACTTTACTCATTGGTTGTAATAATGATGGATGAGATACTAAATAACCCATATCATCCATTAAAAAACACTTTATTGTTGAATCCTTACAAAATGGAAACATTTCTATAAGAAGTCTAGAAATATATCCCATTGTAACATCCATAGACATTACCGCCATAACtgcattatcattattttgtcCATACTTTGAATGTTGAATTGAATGACTCAAAGTTACAACATAGCCTGAACCGCCAGCATCTAAATATGGTCCAGTAAAAACAATCTTTCCTGGATATTTTAAAGCTTTTCCATACCAAATTCTACGCTTTGGATCTAAACCAGAATCTATAATTATTCCTGGAAATACTTCTAAAGCACCACTAGTAGTACCAATAATATATCTAGAatgataaattgtatatataattcaaaaaaaaacattaatataaaatatgtgtgTAAATGTACCTTCTAATAACAAATTCATTAATTGAACTTTCTATATGTCTTTCTTTAAAATGTTCTAAAGCTTTGCTTAGCGTAACCACATCTGGTCTCACAGAATGATGTAAACCTGGATTAGCCAACAATCCAGTCAAATCTTTTATGTATGCCATATAACTTTGTACAATTACACCTGAATTTGTCTCTAGTAATTTAAGTTGTTCCATAGGAGACTGGAAACACCATGGTGAAAGATATACTACTCCACTAGctaaacatttaatttaatataaaattataaaatattatatatataatatataagatgaataaatgaacaaatattgtatttttcttacaTAATGCTATGATGTTATTTTGATGGACACATAATACATCTTTGTTGATAGTACCATGTGATATAAGATCAAGGGAATGATATAACAAATTTGTAGGTAATGttggtatattttttataatagacATTGTTACGTCTTCATTCACAGATACTAAGCATAGTATTAAATCTTTATAAGTTAAATGTttccacatatatattttctgtaataagaaaatatgatataatttattttatttatgaaatattaatttaatataatacctttttactttcatttatttgaaCGTCAATAAgaccttcatttttttcaatcattaTTGCTGCAACTTCACTgcttatattttcaatatcttgtaaatatacttttattggTTGCTCTGTTATCATTTCCATTCGTGGGAAATCTTTATGGATCCAAACTACTTCTTTGCTATCAAACAATATACCATAAGCTTCTGAACCAATGTTAAGATATGTTAAATCATCTAGAAAATCTTTTAATGTCACATCTAGATACAATAGTGTAACATTTGTGATTAATCCAATAGACGTAGACATCATTTTACTATATGGTTCAAAGTATGGATCTGAGAGGTAATATTCCTTTATCTCATTATGAGAACATTTTATACCAGAAAATAATCTAGATATTTCAAATCCAAGCACATTTTGAGTTGGAAGAGTTATAATACtatcatttttcaatgtaTCTTTAATACTGATATATTTTCCATGATCTataagaaatcatttttagtataaatttatataatacatggatattaaatatatgaaattataatatacctGAAAGAACAAGTATAGTTCTCCAATATGCATTTAATTGCATTgctgatattttattaaaaatctcaTATGCATTTGATGGATCTTGTAAAGTATTAGTCAAATGCAAAAGAATTACTTCTCCTTGTAGATTTTGTGTTAAAACCTtcaaatctatatttatagtCTGATTGGTAcctacaatatttttaatttaattattgtatcatattattaatttagttatctattttaattcttctacCTTTTTTAGTAAGACTATCTATATGACGTCCTagttgatatttattaatatcagttGCCTTTACAAGACCATCTTTACAATATACAAAACCATTTCCAGCAAGACCAATGGCGGTAACATAATCTTTCTCAGATAGCATATCAATTACAGTTTTAGCAGTAATTTGAATCAAGATAAGCTCTTCTTCAGATATAAAGGTACCatgttctaataataaaatgatattttttgctGAGCAATGTtgagataacaataatggtcCAATATTATGTACTAAACTAGGTGGACCACATATTCTTCCTGGTGGATATAATGGTAAGACATGTAAATTTTTCCATCCTTGATCTTTTAATTTTGCAGTTAATTCTGGAATATTCACaagtacatattttatttatctatactcttttaaaatttgatattacaTACCTGTTGTAATTTCAGAGCATATATCCAATGCTTCATTCTGAgtactttttatattgtttcttttatcggaataaatagaatacattcgtttttttaataaaataagctCTATAATTCGATTACTTTTTTGTAAGAGATCAACATGAGACAATAATTTGTTGTTTAATTTTTGTACTAACATATTCAatgtattttctaaattattggtgatatttgaaaattccAAATTGTCAAGTACTTCTAAAAAAGTTGGTATACCAAGTTCCTCATTGGCAATAGAAAGGAATACATTAGACAATTGTACAACAATATCATGTAAACATGTTTCATTCAAAGGTTCAACATTCATTTGTTTACGTTCAGATGTATCTAATTGGCAATTGACAtttgtatttctattatcatttccatgcactaatactattatagtgtagaataaacataaaaatgttGTCAAATCCATTTCTCAAGGCCTCTTTTGccaattaaatgtaattattttaataataaattcattaatcctttttctttccaataatatttcttcataTTGGCTacacataattataaaataaacatatttgcAAATTATGATTTTGTTGtgcatattaataacagtatgtatatgaaagacataatattacaatacatCAATtagaaaaccaaaaaaataaACACGTCTATTCTTGCCACCAAACTATTGTAAACTAAGAACGCACGCTTTAGGGTCAAATTCAGTCAATTCAGAaggagaacaaaagaaaaagaaaaatagataaagatatgTTAGGTAGTATGtcataaaattacattttcattataaaatagtaCACATATTGgcttatttaataaaagataaattttaaaatattcaagtcaaaatacataatatcacttattattaattggtaTACGACGAGTATAtcatagaagaagaaattaccAAAGATGTTTTccaggaaaataaaaataaaattctgtaAAATCACCAATCAGATTCTctatataagaagaa includes:
- the LOC124432674 gene encoding VWFA and cache domain-containing protein 1, with translation MDLTTFLCLFYTIIVLVHGNDNRNTNVNCQLDTSERKQMNVEPLNETCLHDIVVQLSNVFLSIANEELGIPTFLEVLDNLEFSNITNNLENTLNMLVQKLNNKLLSHVDLLQKSNRIIELILLKKRMYSIYSDKRNNIKSTQNEALDICSEITTELTAKLKDQGWKNLHVLPLYPPGRICGPPSLVHNIGPLLLSQHCSAKNIILLLEHGTFISEEELILIQITAKTVIDMLSEKDYVTAIGLAGNGFVYCKDGLVKATDINKYQLGRHIDSLTKKGTNQTINIDLKVLTQNLQGEVILLHLTNTLQDPSNAYEIFNKISAMQLNAYWRTILVLSDHGKYISIKDTLKNDSIITLPTQNVLGFEISRLFSGIKCSHNEIKEYYLSDPYFEPYSKMMSTSIGLITNVTLLYLDVTLKDFLDDLTYLNIGSEAYGILFDSKEVVWIHKDFPRMEMITEQPIKVYLQDIENISSEVAAIMIEKNEGLIDVQINESKKKIYMWKHLTYKDLILCLVSVNEDVTMSIIKNIPTLPTNLLYHSLDLISHGTINKDVLCVHQNNIIALSSGVVYLSPWCFQSPMEQLKLLETNSGVIVQSYMAYIKDLTGLLANPGLHHSVRPDVVTLSKALEHFKERHIESSINEFVIRRYIIGTTSGALEVFPGIIIDSGLDPKRRIWYGKALKYPGKIVFTGPYLDAGGSGYVVTLSHSIQHSKYGQNNDNAVMAVMSMDVTMGYISRLLIEMFPFCKDSTIKCFLMDDMGYLVSHPSLLQPMSKVEQQHLTHKEQLIANDILNQEYFVKKKTCASYLDGTVQRYYHFNTSLQEVLTNTVHGEHCIKYQIAAIPNTNIFLGVVNVTCNSLRAFCPCSTTDRLCLNCRRMEQTECECPCECSLYSSSCVQHKINLEACPPPSEQTIHLSHSWSHHLNIKSCPSFDCKVYKTEGECLGIVGCQWCYMDIDGVTSLQIPFCSDVFACFKGIFGAPVPYNDETHDSQSIEEIVVREFSSVGPVAGGILVFILILGITLCCYRLHSMQSDLEHQCLHVQISPDVLHMTHLEGDVEPLEPDQTKHNLDSFIRDAIAPISPYRVSTNYKRPGGDSDHGYSTMTPHDDSEQQIFTEPMLIVGSNVELNNTKRSNSLPAPTTNLGSTHYILAPVTVHSNMETNCC